A part of Candidatus Aquicultor sp. genomic DNA contains:
- a CDS encoding GNAT family N-acetyltransferase, producing the protein MVKHRNIIRAETDKGNARQHNDWKYEMQPDIRLDTAEKNDLRNLVSIISKRSNAENEQEFGYECRAKALISIMWNPDIATLYVIRDGEQTIGMLIMHLLISAVQGGRCGCIESLYIPPEYRNPRSGRQVTSHIKAIAAEKGLKQVTLIVDKSEAPAIEFYKSCGFKDTSRSGLELQILDGQ; encoded by the coding sequence GTGGTTAAACACCGCAACATAATTAGAGCAGAGACAGATAAAGGCAATGCACGGCAACATAACGATTGGAAATACGAGATGCAGCCAGACATCCGATTAGACACCGCGGAAAAGAACGATTTACGAAATTTGGTTAGCATAATAAGTAAGCGAAGCAACGCTGAAAACGAACAAGAGTTTGGCTATGAATGCCGAGCTAAAGCGCTTATATCTATAATGTGGAACCCCGATATTGCGACTCTCTATGTGATCCGTGACGGCGAGCAAACGATAGGAATGTTAATCATGCATCTGTTAATTAGCGCCGTTCAAGGAGGCAGGTGCGGGTGCATAGAAAGCCTCTATATTCCCCCCGAGTACAGAAACCCAAGAAGCGGACGGCAAGTAACATCGCACATCAAAGCCATAGCAGCAGAAAAGGGGCTCAAGCAGGTGACGTTGATCGTGGATAAAAGCGAGGCCCCGGCGATTGAGTTCTATAAAAGCTGTGGTTTTAAAGACACGAGTCGTAGTGGTTTAGAGCTACAAATCCTCGACGGACAGTAG